GACATTTGAGACTGTgaaatacaattaaaaaaaaaggtaaacATATACCACAGGTTTTACTTCTTCTCATTGATTTAAAAACAGGCTTCAAGGAATCAGGATCCATGGTAGAAGAAGATTTGGTATGATTTATCTTTAAGATAGATTGCTGGAAACACGTTGGAAGTACCATGATGAGACACAAACTCCAAAAACTAAACATTTTGAATCCATAAGCATCACAGAAGATAGAATCTTGCCAGTTCTTCATCTAAATAAAATGATCTCAGAAATATAAAGACGTCAATTGAAAGGATCACCAGGTTTCCAGCTGAATATAATGCTATTATAGAATGAAGGCAgcactaaaatcaataattatttctaCACTCAGGTATACAAACTATCTTACTTCAGATGGGTCGAAAATTAACAAGTTGTATTGCTGCATCCCAGTCCGTTGATGTGTAGCTTGAATGCCAATAATTGTTCTCGAGTGGCCATGATGTTGAAAATACAATGGCCTGCTCAGAAACCTCATGGTAAGACGTCATTAGGTTATGAACATAGCAGAATCGTTTTTTGAACAAAAGATTCATTTACTTTTACAGATTCAAgaatttttcattaaaagaaTATAATATCACCATGATAAGACCTCTCATACATATTGTTACAATTTACTTACGCTTTCTCGCTAAGAATAACACTGAGATTGCCTGGTTTGTTGACCTTGTTGCCAGAAAAGTAATTCCACACCCACTCAACAACCTTGTGAGATGAAACATTAAAGTGCTTAGAGCTTCCATTCACTGAGTTCATTGAGTTAACTGAGAACGACAAATCTAGTTTTCCCTCCGACAGAAAGATGTCCATCGGTCCATAAACCTGTGCATATTTCCTCTTGTCAACACTTTTATTTGTTCCTCCAATACCAGAGGTTAAGCAACCAGAAGAATCTAACCCTAAATCTTTATCACAAAAATCCACTATGCCGGCGTGCAGACCAAAGGAACGGAAAAGTGTGGCACATTCTGTAGTTCCAATCCAATCACACTTGCCAAAGACTTTTTTATCAAAGTCATCTGAGCCGGGTGCATCAAAGCCTTTTTCCCAAGCAAGTTCTAGCCATCTTTGAAGTGATGCAATATTAGGTATAAATCCAGAACCACCA
The DNA window shown above is from Primulina huaijiensis isolate GDHJ02 chromosome 12, ASM1229523v2, whole genome shotgun sequence and carries:
- the LOC140989831 gene encoding uncharacterized protein isoform X2; this encodes MGIIELEHKALDKAEDTLQRVCSSLDHAQSSSSGCLACYGRNLDEKCATLVHSQKKESFYIVEGGLMMLLKSCLELDRENYVSILSGHVDHIQSSDSEDVGWGCGWRNIQMLCSHLLSQRQEASDVLFGGSGFIPNIASLQRWLELAWEKGFDAPGSDDFDKKVFGKCDWIGTTECATLFRSFGLHAGIVDFCDKDLGLDSSGCLTSGIGGTNKSVDKRKYAQVYGPMDIFLSEGKLDLSFSVNSMNSVNGSSKHFNVSSHKVVEWVWNYFSGNKVNKPGNLSVILSEKAPLYFQHHGHSRTIIGIQATHQRTGMQQYNLLIFDPSEKTRALEKSLRANLGWQKLIKRGAHTLKKQQYQLCFVDNGISHGEELERLKTLHSIRFNL